The Deltaproteobacteria bacterium genome segment TGAATCAATCTGCAGCCTGGAAGATTTAATAAAAAACTAATCCGATCATGGCTTACGAAAAATATTCAACCGGTATAATCATGGAAAGATCAGAATTCGAGGAGGAAGTGACTTTGGTAAAAGGTTCCCCGGCTGCCGCTGTAGAGTTGATTCCCACAGATAAGATAGCTTTTGATATCGATGGGGTGGTGGCTGACATCATGACTACCTTTATCAATCTGGGCCGGGACCGCTACGGCCTGGAACATTTACGTTATGAGGATATTACCGACTTTTATCTGCATCGCTGTTTGCAGATGGACCAGGCGATAATCATGGAAATCCTGGAGATGCTCATTGACCGCCCCCATGAGCTGGAGATTGACCCCTTACCCCATGCCGTCCCAGTGCTGACTAAACTGGCCCAGGAGGCACCCCTGTTATTTATCACCGCCCGGGACCGGATTGAACCTATTAAGGCCTGGTTGTCCCAGACCCTGAGCCAGGTTCCGCCTCAGGCGATGCGCATCATTGCCACCGGAAATCCGGACACCAAGTTGGAGTATTTGCATGACCACGGCATCGAATACTTCGTTGAGGATCGCCTGGATACCTGCTGGCAGCTGTCCCAAAATGGTGTCACCCCCATCGTCTATGACCAACCCTGGAACCGCCAGAAGCATCCGTTCCAGATCGTCTATGACTGGCAAGACATTGCCCGCCTGCTTTTTCAGGATTTATCCCTCGAAATTAGCCCCAAGCCCTGATCATAAAACTCTGAACCGCTGAAAATACCGATCGGCTGGGGCGGCGGGTAGCCGCCATGCCTTTTAAATTTTCAGCGAGGGCCTGTATTCAATTTGGCCGACGGCCTCCGACCGGCACATTCAGGGGTTTAGTTCCTGGCTGGTGAGGCGGACTAAGGCTTCCAAGTAGCGCTTCCGGGTTGCCTGGATGATTTCGGGGGGCAGTGGAGGGGAGGGCGGCTGTTGGTTCCAACCGATGTCGATGAGATAATCCCGCAAGAATTGTTTATCAAAGCTGTGCTGCGGCCGGCCCGGTTCATATTCCTGGCGGGGCCAGAAACGGGATGAATCCGGGGTCAGCACTTCGTCGATCAGGATTAATTCTTGCCCTACCATTCCAAACTCAAATTTGGTATCGGCGATGATAATCCCCTGGGGTTCGGCCTTAGCCTGGGCCCGGCGGTAAATGGCCAGGCTCAGATCGCGGACCCGGGTTGCGGTTGCCGCCCCGACCCGGGCGATCATCTCCTCAAAGGGAATATTCTGGTCATGAGTGCCCGCCACGGCCTTGGTAGAGGGGGTGAAGATCGGCTCCGGCAGGCGGTCCGACTCGCGTAATCCCGGCGGCAAGGGGCAGCCACAGATGGTGCCCTGCTGCTGATACTCCTGCCAGCCGGACCCGGCCAGGTAGCCCCGCACAATACATTCCACCGGCAATGGTTCGGCCTTTTTGACCAACATGGTGCGGCCCTGCAAGATTTCCCGATATTTCTGGCATGGGACAGGAAAATCATCAACTTCCACCGAGATCAGGTGATGAGGGGCCAGATCACCGATGATCCGGAACCAGAACGCCGAGATCTGGGTGAGAATCCGGCCTTTATCGGGGATCGGGTCGGAGAGGATGACATCAAAGGCCGATACCCGGTCGGTAGCTACCAGCAGCAGATGGTCGTCCAGCTCATAAACATCTCGAACCTTGCCTCGTTTTACCCGGCCTAGCTCGGGCAGGTCAGTGTGAATTACTATCAATTAGTTTATCCTTGTTTATCAGGGTTACTTGGGGGGCAAGACTTCAATTCTTTGCCTGAGCAGATCGGCCATATTTAGCCTTTATTGATTTAGCCGCAGACTGGGCCGGTTCCTCCTTTTCATAGGGGGCAACCCAAACCTCATATCGGGTCGGTTCGCCGGGGCTGGGCCGGATCCAGGTCGGCTTGCCCTGGCGACGGAGTTGGGCCATTAATTTGCTGGCCTCCTGATATTTTCTGAATTTGGCCACCAGAACCCCGAAATGTTCTTTCTCAGGTTGAAAGGTCAGCTCCTTTTTGGCCTCCTCGACCGTCTCTGGTGGTTCGGGCGCAGGAAGCGCTTCGGTAAGGGCAGTTTCAACTGGGAGCATTTCATCGCCTGCCGGAGGGCTAACCGGCTGAGGACTAACCGGGGCGACCTCAGCCGGACCCCCAAATAACTCTCTTGTCCTTGCTGATCAGACCCTCCCCCAAGTCCTGAATTAAAGAATCCGGTGGTTGAATTCATTACGCTCGAAGTCGGCCCCCCAGGCTCTAGGGCTTTATCTTCACCACCTTGGGGACTACTCCGTATTTAGCTTTGATGGAGTCGGCCGCGGCCTGGGCCTGGGCCTGGGTAGGCATGGAGGCCAGCCAGACCTGATAGAAAATGTGCTTTCCGCCGGGTTCTTTCCGAATATAGGCTTTATAGCCCTGGTTATCCAAATTACGGAGCAGCCTCAGAGCGTATTTCGGACTTTTATAAGTCGCCACTAAAAGGCGATATTTTGCTTCTGATTTGCTCGGGGTTGCGGATTCGGCCTGATCTGGCCGGCTGGTTTGTCTAGAAGAAGAGGGTGCGGTGGCCAGACGGGCCGCCGGCGACTTGACCGGGTCCGGGGAGGTGGAAACAGACTTGGATGGTGATGGGGTGCCAAGGGTATCGACCTCGCTGGTAAGGCCCAAGATGATAAAATATGCCACCAGGACCAGAGCGACCAGAGCGGACCCCAGCCCCAATCCATAAATTATTTTTTTATCCTTTAGGGATCGTCCTTTATAAAACTCCCAGAGCTTATTCCAGCCTTGCCGGAGTTTGTCCCCTCCTTGGGCAAGAAGCTCTTTTGTTTTATGGCCAATATGTTGGCTAATATTTTTCAGCTTAGGGTAGAGATGCGTTAGTTTAAGGTTAATAGCCGCCAGGGCTGCTTTGACAGCCTGACCCTTTTCCGGCTCAGCCTGGATCAAAGGTTCGGCGGGTGCGGTTTCTAAGCCAAGGGCCGGAGGCTGTTCCTGCTCCTTTCCCCCCCCTGGTGGAGGTACGGTTTCCAGGACACCCCTTTTATATTCGACCTCGGACCCCAGCAATTCCCGGCTCCGGCTCAGCCAGATCAGAAATTCGGCCACACTCTGGAACCTTTTGCTCGGATTTTCGGCCAAACTTAAGGTAAATAGGGGCTGTAAGGCGGATGGAATCCGGGCTAGCTCCATCGGCCCATTGGCCACCTGATAAGGAAAGACTTCACCGCGGGCTAAAGGAAAAGGTAGAATCCCGGCTAACATCCGATAGCCCAGGACCCCGAGCGAAAACAGGTTGCTGGCCGGGGTGGGATTCTCTCCCCGAATCACCTCGGGAGGAATATATGCCGTAAGTTCTTCTGGTTGCTCAAGGTTGGGGTGGTCCGGGGGAAAGGCAAAATTGGCGATTTTGACCCCAGCGGTGGCAGAGACCAAGACATTTAAAGGATTAAAGTTCTGATGGATGAGGCCTTGCTTGTGGGCCAGGACCAGACCTTTGCCCAAAACCTCGATAAAATACAAGGCATCCGGAACCGTCAAGCGTTCGTGGCTGCCCAATAAAGCCAGTAGGGTGGTGCCTTCGAAGGGCTCTTGGACCAGGTAAATGCAATCCGGCGTCTCATCCAGATGATGCACCCCTAAAATCTGCGGCTGGTTCAATTTGAACCCCCCGGCCGCTTCCGCCCGATAATATTCCAAATGACGATTTAATTGGGGAGTATCGGTAGGTAAGATCTTTAATCCAACCTCCACATCCAGTAACTGGTCGTGGACCAGCCACACATCCCCATAAGATTCTCGCCGCAGCCTGCGAATGACTTCATACCGATGCCCGATGATAAAACCGGGTTGGTATTCGCTGGTCTGAGGTGACGCCATCTGGTATCTAACCTGTGGGAATAAGTTTTATAAAAGATGAGTTTTAACGCCAGTGGCCTGACTGGCTCACGCTTTGCGAACCCGCCTACCGGCAGGCTGACAAATACTGTTAGCTAGCATAAAAGATTTGAGCAAAAAAATCAATCGGGTATTTTTCTAAAATCTTTGGGTAAAATTATATTTATCTGAATCGAAGATAGCGGCTGCCAAAATTATTTTGCGGAGAGAGGTGCTGGTAGAGGCGACTTGGCGGGTCACCTCTACCCCCCAGTGCGTTCGGATACTGACAGACCGGCTGGTCCAGCTCCGGCAGATTGAAATTTTTTTGGCAAACTGGACTAATCAACCGCCGCCTTAAGAAGTTTCTTGGTGAAAAATTTTCTAATGGGGGAATTCTCCCTCGTTGACTCTAAAGGCTCTGCAAGATGTGTATATGGTCTTCAATACACTCAGCCAGCACTTGCAAATTGTACCCTCCCTCCAGTACAGTGATAATCCGGCTGCCGCAATAGTTCTGGGCAAAGCCAGCCAAAGCCTGGCCCATTTGCTGATAACCTTCCCGACTCAGGTTCATGTGGGCCAGGGGATCGTCGGCATGGGCGTCAAATCCGGCGGAGATCATCAGGCAATCCGGCCTAAACTCCGTTAGCGCCGGAATAATCATATCTTTTAGGGCCTGGAGGTACTCCGCGTCGCCGCTATGGGCAGCCATCGGAATATTTAAGGTGTAGCCTACCCCAGCGCCGCGGCCTTTTTCGGTTTTACGGCCGGTACCTGGATAGCAACAGCTCGGATCTTCGTGCAAAGAGATATACAACACGCTGGGGTCCTCTTCGAAGAGGTGTTGGGTGCCATTGCCGTGATGCACATCCCAATCCACAATGGCGATCCTATTCAACCCATGGTGTTCTTGGAGATACCGGGCTCCCAGGGCGATATTATTAAAGAAACAGAAGCCCATGGCCCGGGCCCGCTCGGCATGGTGACCCGGGGGACGCACCGCACAGAAGGCATTGCTAATCTCACCACTTATCATGGCGTCACAGGCGGCCAGCACCCCGCCCACGGCCAACAGAGCAATCTTATAGGAATCTCGGCAAATACCGTTGTCGGCGGATTGAAAGATCAGCTGGCCTTTCTCACAGGCCTTGCGGAACTTGTCGATATACTCCCGATCATGGAGGGTTTCTATCCAATTAAGCGGGGCCTCATAGGGTTTTATCAATACTAACTGCTCCAGCAGCCCCGATTCTACCAACCGCTGGTGAATAGCCTTTAGTCGTTCCGGACGCTCCGGATGCCAGGTTCCGGCCTTGTGCAACAGATAGCGTTCATCATAAACATATCCAGTCGAAGCCATTTTCTCTCCCTA includes the following:
- a CDS encoding protein kinase, translated to MASPQTSEYQPGFIIGHRYEVIRRLRRESYGDVWLVHDQLLDVEVGLKILPTDTPQLNRHLEYYRAEAAGGFKLNQPQILGVHHLDETPDCIYLVQEPFEGTTLLALLGSHERLTVPDALYFIEVLGKGLVLAHKQGLIHQNFNPLNVLVSATAGVKIANFAFPPDHPNLEQPEELTAYIPPEVIRGENPTPASNLFSLGVLGYRMLAGILPFPLARGEVFPYQVANGPMELARIPSALQPLFTLSLAENPSKRFQSVAEFLIWLSRSRELLGSEVEYKRGVLETVPPPGGGKEQEQPPALGLETAPAEPLIQAEPEKGQAVKAALAAINLKLTHLYPKLKNISQHIGHKTKELLAQGGDKLRQGWNKLWEFYKGRSLKDKKIIYGLGLGSALVALVLVAYFIILGLTSEVDTLGTPSPSKSVSTSPDPVKSPAARLATAPSSSRQTSRPDQAESATPSKSEAKYRLLVATYKSPKYALRLLRNLDNQGYKAYIRKEPGGKHIFYQVWLASMPTQAQAQAAADSIKAKYGVVPKVVKIKP
- a CDS encoding phosphoribosylaminoimidazolesuccinocarboxamide synthase — protein: MIVIHTDLPELGRVKRGKVRDVYELDDHLLLVATDRVSAFDVILSDPIPDKGRILTQISAFWFRIIGDLAPHHLISVEVDDFPVPCQKYREILQGRTMLVKKAEPLPVECIVRGYLAGSGWQEYQQQGTICGCPLPPGLRESDRLPEPIFTPSTKAVAGTHDQNIPFEEMIARVGAATATRVRDLSLAIYRRAQAKAEPQGIIIADTKFEFGMVGQELILIDEVLTPDSSRFWPRQEYEPGRPQHSFDKQFLRDYLIDIGWNQQPPSPPLPPEIIQATRKRYLEALVRLTSQELNP
- a CDS encoding haloacid dehalogenase, which translates into the protein MERSEFEEEVTLVKGSPAAAVELIPTDKIAFDIDGVVADIMTTFINLGRDRYGLEHLRYEDITDFYLHRCLQMDQAIIMEILEMLIDRPHELEIDPLPHAVPVLTKLAQEAPLLFITARDRIEPIKAWLSQTLSQVPPQAMRIIATGNPDTKLEYLHDHGIEYFVEDRLDTCWQLSQNGVTPIVYDQPWNRQKHPFQIVYDWQDIARLLFQDLSLEISPKP
- a CDS encoding histone deacetylase: MASTGYVYDERYLLHKAGTWHPERPERLKAIHQRLVESGLLEQLVLIKPYEAPLNWIETLHDREYIDKFRKACEKGQLIFQSADNGICRDSYKIALLAVGGVLAACDAMISGEISNAFCAVRPPGHHAERARAMGFCFFNNIALGARYLQEHHGLNRIAIVDWDVHHGNGTQHLFEEDPSVLYISLHEDPSCCYPGTGRKTEKGRGAGVGYTLNIPMAAHSGDAEYLQALKDMIIPALTEFRPDCLMISAGFDAHADDPLAHMNLSREGYQQMGQALAGFAQNYCGSRIITVLEGGYNLQVLAECIEDHIHILQSL
- a CDS encoding SPOR domain-containing protein — protein: MLPVETALTEALPAPEPPETVEEAKKELTFQPEKEHFGVLVAKFRKYQEASKLMAQLRRQGKPTWIRPSPGEPTRYEVWVAPYEKEEPAQSAAKSIKAKYGRSAQAKN